GACGCGATGTACGACCCGCGCGCGGGCCGTGACCGCACGGCGCTGCGCATCCACCCGGACGGTGGCGCGCGGGGCACCGCGGGCTGCATCGGCGTGGTGGGCGATGCGGCGACGATGCGCCAGTTCCGCGATGACATGAACGCGGAGCTGCGCCGCAACGGCGGCTCGTACACGCTCCGCGTGCAGTAGCGCACCCGGCGGCCCACTCCGCTTCGTGTGGTCTCAGGGCTTCGGCGTGGGGGGCTGCTTGCGGAAGACCACGGTGAGGTTGTTGCTGGGCATGTCGACACTGCGCTCGTGAACGAGGCCCTGCTGGAGCGCCTCCTGCGTGACGGCACCCAGCTCGCGCACGCCCCACGCAGGGTCCCGCTCGCGCAGCGAGGCATCGAAGGCGAGGTTGCTGGGCGCGGTGGCACGGCCCTCGACGAAGAAGGGGCCGTAGAAGACGAGCCGTCCGCCGGGGGGCAGGATGCGGGCGGCGCCCCGGAGGAGTCCCTGGCAGGAACTCCACGGGGAGATGTGGATCATATTGACGCAGAGGATGGCGTCCGCGAAGTCCACGGGCCAGGTGTCCGCGGTGGCATCGAGCCGCAGGGGCTCCCGGAGGTTGGGCAGGGCCGCCTCGCTGCGCCAGGCCGCGATGCTCTCCAGCGCTTCCGGATCCGCATCCGTGGGTTGCCAGGAGAGCCCCGGGAAGGCCTGAGCGAAGAAGACGGCATGCTGCCCGGTGCCGCTGGCCACCTCCAGCAAGGTGCCCTGCGGGGGGAGCACCTCGCGCAGCACGGCGAGGAGGGGCTCACGGTTGCGCTCGGTGGCGGGGGCGTGGCGTTTCATGGCC
This region of Stigmatella aurantiaca genomic DNA includes:
- a CDS encoding DUF938 domain-containing protein, whose translation is MKRHAPATERNREPLLAVLREVLPPQGTLLEVASGTGQHAVFFAQAFPGLSWQPTDADPEALESIAAWRSEAALPNLREPLRLDATADTWPVDFADAILCVNMIHISPWSSCQGLLRGAARILPPGGRLVFYGPFFVEGRATAPSNLAFDASLRERDPAWGVRELGAVTQEALQQGLVHERSVDMPSNNLTVVFRKQPPTPKP